In Amphiura filiformis chromosome 1, Afil_fr2py, whole genome shotgun sequence, the following are encoded in one genomic region:
- the LOC140166751 gene encoding monocarboxylate transporter 6-like — MTRSKDNATSWVVLGVVTFSLFLEVGVIKSFSVLLPDIREQFETYTWVVGSSVSIIIGWGSVIGLSASALVNRLGPRVCLMICGLVATIGLIICACALNSLMLLLGLILTGFLYLQEIVAIGVIPKYFDKYYNVAVAVYSCGSGFGIILMPLLTQIFLDIYGWRGAMLLLSGLCLHSLPCGAMLFQKETEDKMPKEKINHLISKTSRSFNNTDSNENDIPDPPNSSKLFCAVSALFCSPLLVNLSFIAQVLVPAIVWGYTFTGWLIYIVSFSLSNGTTMREASIVGTCGGIGLTAIRVILPPLNQVMTYKQLMYISSLLSAIALTLTNIFNTFIGMCLMSVLFGAGFGILGAELYIAIKEITSEKEYLHAVAWANLIHGFAAITSGFLTGWLFDMTGSFVASFGVLAAISLLTTVSLGFEDIWNGFKNRHGSAAI; from the exons ATGACGAGAAGTAAAGACAACGCTACCTCTTGGGTCGTCCTAGGCGTAGTTACCTTCTCACTCTTTTTGGAAGTAGGTGTTATCAAGAGTTTCAGTGTCTTACTACCAGATATCAGAGAACAGTTTGAAACCTATACATGGGTTGTTGGATCATCCGTGTCAATCATTATTGGATGGGGCAGTGTGATTG GTTTATCCGCGAGTGCTCTAGTGAACAGACTTGGTCCACGAGTTTGCCTAATGATTTGTGGTTTGGTGGCAACCATAGGACTAATTATCTGCGCATGTGCACTGAATTCACTTATGCTACTTCTTGGCTTGATACTAACTG GGTTTCTGTATCTTCAAGAAATCGTCGCCATAGGGGTCATTCCAAAATATTTCGATAAATACTACAATGTTGCAGTTGCTGTTTATTCTTGCGGTTCTGGATTTGGAATAATATTGATGCCTCTTTTGACACAAATATTTCTGGACATTTATGGATGGAGAGGAGCTATGCTTTTATTAAGTGGACTATGTCTGCATTCACTTCCATGTGGAGCAATGTTATTTCAAAAGGAAACTGAAGACAAGATGCCCAAAGAGAAAATCAACCATCTCATTTCAAAGACGTCGAGATCTTTCAACAATACCGACTCTAATGAAAATGACATTCCTGATCCGCCTAACAGTTCTAAATTATTTTGTGCTGTATCTGCTCTATTTTGTTCTCCACTACTCGTCAATCTTTCCTTCATTGCACAAGTTCTTGTACCCGCTATTGTATGGGGTTATACATTCACTGGGTGGTTAATATATATTGTATCTTTCTCCTTATCCAACGGGACGACAATGAGAGAAGCTTCTATCGTGGGAACATGTGGTGGAATTGGACTCACAGCAATTAGAGTGATATTACCGCCATTAAATCAAGTAATGACTTACAAACAACTGATGTACATATCATCGCTACTATCAGCAATTGCTTTAACTCTAACAAATATTTTTAACACGTTTATTGGAATGTGCTTGATGTCAGTGCTCTTTGGAGCTGGTTTTGGTATCCTGGGAGCAGAACTGTATATTGCCATCAAAGAAATTACCAGTGAGAAAGAATACCTTCATGCTGTTGCCTGGGCTAATTTGATACATGGGTTTGCTGCCATAACAAGTGGGTTTCTCACAG GCTGGTTGTTCGATATGACAGGAAGTTTCGTAGCATCATTTGGCGTACTAGCAGCAATTTCTTTGTTGACAACAGTATCACTTGGATTTGAAGACATTTGGAACGGTTTTAAAAACAGACACGGCAGTGCTGCTATTTAA